From Alteromonas sp. RKMC-009, one genomic window encodes:
- the kdsA gene encoding 3-deoxy-8-phosphooctulonate synthase — protein sequence MTQSRTEIQVGDITVANDKPFVLFGGMNVLESRDLAMQIAEHYVEVTTRLGIPYVFKASFDKANRSSVTSYRGPGMEEGLKIFEEIKSTFNVPVITDVHEPHQAAPVAEVADVIQLPAFLARQTDLVVAMAETGAVINVKKPQFLAPHEMRHIIGKLGEAGNDKVILCERGSCFGYNNLVVDMLGMDAMKAYAPVIFDATHALQMPGGRATSADGRRAQAAQLARSGMALGLAGLFIEAHPNPDEAKCDGPCALPLSKLEPYLQQMKALDELVKGFAPLDTSAN from the coding sequence ATGACACAGTCCCGTACTGAAATTCAGGTTGGCGATATTACTGTTGCTAACGACAAGCCGTTTGTATTATTTGGTGGCATGAATGTGCTCGAATCCCGTGATCTGGCAATGCAAATTGCTGAGCACTATGTGGAAGTGACTACACGGCTGGGCATTCCATACGTATTTAAAGCCTCTTTTGATAAAGCCAACCGTTCTTCTGTAACGTCTTACCGCGGACCGGGTATGGAAGAAGGGCTAAAGATTTTTGAAGAAATCAAATCTACTTTTAATGTACCGGTGATCACCGATGTCCATGAGCCTCATCAGGCGGCACCTGTGGCGGAAGTCGCGGATGTTATTCAGCTACCGGCCTTTCTCGCCCGCCAGACCGATCTGGTGGTGGCAATGGCAGAGACCGGTGCGGTCATTAATGTGAAGAAACCCCAGTTTCTGGCTCCCCATGAAATGCGTCATATTATCGGTAAACTCGGGGAAGCCGGTAACGATAAAGTGATCCTGTGTGAACGGGGCAGTTGCTTTGGATATAACAACCTGGTTGTCGATATGCTGGGCATGGATGCAATGAAAGCGTATGCACCTGTAATTTTCGATGCAACTCATGCGTTGCAGATGCCGGGAGGCAGAGCTACTTCAGCAGATGGCCGCCGTGCACAGGCTGCGCAACTGGCGCGTAGTGGTATGGCTTTAGGTCTTGCCGGTTTATTTATCGAAGCGCATCCGAATCCGGATGAAGCGAAATGTGACGGACCATGTGCGTTGCCATTGTCAAAGCTGGAACCGTATTTGCAGCAAATGAAAGCGTTAGATGAGCTAGTGAAGGGGTTTGCGCCGCTGGATACCAGTGCAAACTAA
- a CDS encoding SirB2 family protein — MYLMAKHLHLTAIALSVFLFIFRFMLSQFNSELLTRKWLKILPHVIDTCLLASALWLCFLIGQYPFVQGWLTFKVVGLVAYILMGMFALKWGRNKPLRWIGFIGALTWLGLIARVAVSKQPLFF; from the coding sequence ATGTATTTAATGGCTAAGCATTTGCACCTTACGGCCATCGCTCTCAGTGTATTTTTGTTTATTTTCAGATTTATGCTGTCACAGTTTAACAGTGAGTTACTGACCAGAAAGTGGCTCAAAATTCTCCCTCATGTCATCGACACCTGCCTTCTGGCCAGTGCGCTTTGGCTATGTTTTCTTATTGGCCAGTACCCGTTTGTACAGGGCTGGCTGACCTTCAAAGTGGTCGGGCTGGTGGCCTATATTCTGATGGGGATGTTTGCGCTTAAATGGGGGCGGAACAAGCCTCTGCGCTGGATCGGTTTTATCGGCGCATTAACCTGGTTAGGGTTAATCGCCAGGGTTGCAGTATCAAAGCAACCGTTGTTTTTTTAA
- a CDS encoding DUF3369 domain-containing protein, whose amino-acid sequence MTDDFLFADDDDEELTEELGVWKVLIVDDEPEVHAVTKLALSDFVLDDKRLEFVSAYSGEEAKTYFRENDDVAVVLLDVVMETDNAGLEVAEYIRETLDNHFTRIILRTGQPGQAPERDVIVDYDINDYKSKTELTAQKLFTVMIAALRSYRDIVVIEESRAGLEKIIDASADLFTSRSLEKFMRGIIQQLSSILGFSKDAAYITNAVAVPRPVTQSFPQELFVFAGNGEYAGQEGKSLIDALPAEAYLLCQRALKEQSIIFGEDYVVAYCFSKHYKGSLLYLSGIPRKLSETNMHLLQLFSENVQLAFENVLISQEVETTQREIIERLGKAMERDSETSKHIRRMVEMAELLARYAGLGEAQIMTLRLAIPLHDVGNAHISSQILTKTDVLTEEERFAIRQHAEFGYQILKDSDSPTIQLASVLAKEHHERWDGQGYPEGLKGEEIQLESRIAAIVDVFDALMNKRPYKEAWSLEKTVSTLKAESGRHFDPQLVSYMLANIGRFEEIQRRLADDISQ is encoded by the coding sequence ATGACTGATGATTTCCTGTTTGCGGACGATGACGACGAGGAATTAACAGAGGAACTTGGCGTCTGGAAGGTGCTCATTGTTGACGATGAGCCGGAAGTACACGCGGTGACAAAACTGGCGTTGAGCGATTTTGTGCTGGATGATAAACGGCTGGAATTTGTCAGCGCCTACAGCGGCGAAGAAGCCAAAACCTACTTTCGTGAAAATGATGATGTGGCCGTAGTGCTGCTTGATGTGGTGATGGAAACCGATAATGCCGGGCTTGAAGTCGCAGAATACATCAGAGAAACATTGGATAATCATTTTACCCGCATCATTCTGCGGACCGGACAACCCGGTCAGGCACCGGAACGGGATGTGATTGTTGATTATGATATTAACGATTACAAATCAAAAACCGAACTCACCGCGCAGAAGCTGTTTACTGTCATGATTGCGGCATTACGATCGTATCGCGATATCGTCGTGATTGAGGAAAGCCGCGCCGGTCTTGAAAAAATTATTGATGCTTCCGCCGACCTGTTCACTTCCCGATCCCTTGAAAAATTCATGCGGGGTATCATTCAGCAACTTTCCTCAATTCTCGGATTCTCCAAAGACGCAGCCTATATCACCAATGCCGTGGCGGTGCCGCGGCCTGTAACGCAGTCTTTTCCGCAGGAACTGTTTGTGTTTGCCGGCAATGGCGAATATGCCGGCCAGGAAGGGAAATCGTTGATTGATGCGTTGCCGGCAGAAGCGTATTTGCTGTGTCAGCGGGCGTTAAAAGAGCAGAGCATTATCTTTGGCGAAGATTATGTGGTGGCTTACTGCTTCAGTAAGCACTACAAGGGGTCATTACTGTATTTATCCGGCATCCCCCGTAAGCTCAGCGAGACAAATATGCATTTATTGCAGTTGTTCTCAGAAAATGTGCAGCTGGCATTTGAAAATGTGCTTATCAGTCAGGAAGTGGAAACCACCCAGCGGGAAATCATTGAGCGGTTGGGTAAAGCCATGGAACGTGACAGTGAAACCAGCAAGCATATCCGCCGGATGGTCGAAATGGCTGAGTTGCTGGCCAGGTATGCCGGGCTGGGCGAAGCACAGATCATGACGCTGCGGCTGGCTATTCCGTTGCATGATGTGGGAAATGCACATATTTCGTCACAAATCCTGACAAAAACAGATGTACTGACGGAAGAAGAGCGGTTTGCTATCCGTCAGCATGCGGAATTTGGCTATCAGATTTTAAAAGACTCAGACAGTCCTACCATTCAGCTGGCTTCTGTGCTTGCTAAGGAACATCATGAACGGTGGGACGGACAAGGCTATCCTGAAGGACTGAAAGGTGAGGAAATCCAGCTGGAAAGCCGGATCGCGGCTATCGTCGATGTGTTTGATGCACTGATGAACAAGCGCCCGTACAAAGAAGCCTGGTCGCTGGAAAAAACCGTCAGCACGTTGAAGGCGGAAAGCGGAAGACATTTTGATCCGCAGCTGGTCAGCTATATGCTGGCGAATATTGGCCGCTTCGAAGAAATTCAACGCCGGCTGGCGGACGACATATCACAATAA
- the prmC gene encoding peptide chain release factor N(5)-glutamine methyltransferase — MSVTIACALQQAKEALAGGESPATDAKVLLAHVLGQTQTWLYTWSDKVLKDEELNRFKQLISERKTGRPVAHLTGNRDFWTLTLNVNPATLIPRPETELLVEKALELLPSGPCCVCDLGTGTGAVALALASERPDIQVTGTDRIEEAVDLAKQNAALNHITNASFIVSHWFDALKDKQFDMLVTNPPYVESDSHYLQQGDVRFEPLSALTAGEDGLDDIRLIISQASVCLKPSGWLLIEHGSEQGGAIRGLFNDSGYTMANTFADLAGLDRITIAKRPACE, encoded by the coding sequence ATGTCAGTCACCATTGCCTGTGCACTTCAACAGGCAAAAGAAGCGCTGGCAGGGGGAGAGTCTCCGGCCACCGACGCAAAAGTACTGCTGGCCCATGTATTGGGCCAGACACAAACCTGGTTGTACACCTGGAGTGATAAAGTACTTAAAGACGAGGAGCTTAACCGCTTCAAACAGCTCATCAGTGAACGAAAAACAGGCCGGCCGGTGGCGCACCTGACCGGTAACCGCGATTTCTGGACACTGACACTCAATGTGAATCCTGCCACGCTTATTCCGCGTCCGGAAACCGAACTGCTGGTGGAAAAAGCGCTGGAACTGCTTCCTTCCGGGCCATGTTGTGTGTGCGATTTAGGCACCGGAACAGGGGCTGTGGCGCTGGCGCTGGCCAGCGAAAGACCGGACATTCAGGTCACAGGTACAGATCGCATTGAAGAGGCTGTCGACCTCGCTAAACAAAATGCAGCACTGAATCACATCACTAACGCGTCCTTTATTGTCAGCCACTGGTTTGATGCCCTGAAAGATAAGCAGTTTGATATGCTGGTGACCAATCCCCCTTATGTGGAATCAGACAGTCACTATCTGCAACAAGGTGATGTCCGCTTCGAGCCCCTGTCTGCACTCACTGCCGGTGAGGACGGGCTTGATGATATCCGGCTTATCATCAGTCAGGCATCAGTATGCCTTAAGCCCAGCGGATGGCTGCTTATTGAACATGGCAGTGAGCAGGGCGGTGCAATCCGCGGGCTGTTTAATGACAGCGGTTACACCATGGCAAACACCTTTGCTGATCTTGCCGGCCTTGACCGGATAACTATTGCGAAAAGACCTGCTTGCGAATAA
- the prfA gene encoding peptide chain release factor 1, whose translation MKESVTRKLENLVERFDEVQALLGDPGTISNQDKFRALSKEFSQLEDVVKGFNAFQQAEENLASALEMMEEDDAEMREMAQEEMKQAKEDIARLESELQILLLPKDPNDDHNCFLEIRAGAGGDEAAIFAGDLFRMYSRYAESKGWRVEVVSQNEGEHGGFKEVIANLSGEGVYGIMKFESGGHRVQRVPETESQGRIHTSACTVAVLPEIPESEAIEINPADLRVDTFRASGAGGQHVNKTDSAIRMTHIPTGLVVECQDERSQHKNRAKAMSVLQARLNQLEEEKRAKEEATTRRNLVGSGDRSERIRTYNFPQGRVTDHRINLTLYRLDEVIEGDLAALADPIRQEHQADLLASLADE comes from the coding sequence ATGAAAGAATCGGTGACCAGAAAGCTCGAGAACCTGGTGGAAAGGTTTGACGAGGTTCAGGCATTGCTGGGTGATCCCGGTACGATTTCCAATCAGGATAAATTCCGCGCGTTGTCAAAAGAGTTCAGTCAGTTGGAAGATGTTGTAAAAGGCTTTAATGCTTTTCAGCAGGCTGAAGAAAATCTTGCTTCTGCACTGGAAATGATGGAAGAAGACGATGCCGAAATGCGCGAAATGGCGCAGGAAGAAATGAAGCAGGCAAAAGAAGACATTGCACGCCTTGAAAGCGAACTGCAAATTCTTCTGTTACCTAAAGATCCCAACGATGACCACAATTGCTTTTTGGAAATCCGTGCCGGTGCCGGCGGTGATGAGGCGGCTATTTTTGCCGGTGACCTGTTCCGTATGTACAGCCGCTATGCTGAATCAAAGGGCTGGCGCGTAGAGGTGGTCAGTCAGAATGAAGGTGAGCACGGTGGCTTTAAAGAAGTCATTGCTAACCTTTCCGGTGAAGGCGTTTACGGTATTATGAAATTTGAATCCGGCGGACACCGGGTACAGCGTGTGCCGGAAACTGAATCCCAGGGACGTATTCACACGTCAGCCTGTACCGTCGCGGTATTGCCTGAGATCCCTGAGTCTGAAGCCATTGAAATTAATCCTGCTGATTTGCGTGTTGATACCTTCCGTGCATCCGGTGCCGGTGGTCAGCACGTTAACAAAACAGACTCTGCTATCCGGATGACTCACATTCCAACCGGCCTTGTGGTTGAGTGTCAGGATGAGCGTTCACAGCACAAAAACCGCGCTAAGGCCATGTCTGTACTGCAGGCACGTCTGAATCAACTTGAAGAAGAAAAGCGGGCGAAAGAAGAGGCAACCACACGCCGGAATCTGGTGGGCAGTGGTGACCGTTCTGAACGTATCCGTACTTACAACTTCCCCCAGGGCCGTGTGACTGATCACCGCATCAACCTGACCCTGTACCGTCTTGATGAGGTCATTGAAGGGGATCTGGCTGCGCTGGCTGATCCTATCCGTCAGGAACACCAGGCCGATCTGCTGGCTTCACTGGCAGACGAATAA
- the hemA gene encoding glutamyl-tRNA reductase codes for MTLTALGINHKTAPVALREKVAFTPDSLVSALASLKQIDGIEESVIVSTCNRTEVYVKGAGEAALLLDWLSAFHDVKREDIEQNSYLYQQEDAVKHVMRVASGLDSLILGEPQILGQIKQAFSDAKHSGTVGAEFERLFQHTFSVAKKVRSETEIGANAVSVAFAAVQLAKHIFSALPKRSVLLVGAGETIELVAQHLKEQGVQRLAVANRTVARAENLAANLGADVLTLSQLPEHLHDFDIVISSTASQLPLIGKGMVEKALKQRRNMPMFLVDLAVPRDIESQVNELGDAYLYTVDDLQHIVEQNLASREMAAQDAEKIIDDQASVFLSWKQAQHSIDLVRQYRQKGMASRDELVARAMNQLSEGRNAEDVVQELAYKLTNALMHGPTRVLRDAAHENDAALTQWLGQAMDLAGNGQDKEG; via the coding sequence ATGACCCTTACTGCCCTCGGAATAAACCACAAAACTGCACCTGTTGCGTTACGCGAAAAAGTCGCCTTTACACCGGATTCTCTGGTGTCTGCGCTCGCCTCGCTGAAGCAGATAGACGGTATTGAAGAATCTGTCATCGTGTCTACCTGTAACCGCACTGAAGTCTATGTGAAAGGGGCCGGCGAGGCGGCATTGCTGCTCGACTGGTTATCTGCCTTTCATGATGTGAAGCGGGAAGATATCGAGCAAAACAGTTACCTTTACCAGCAGGAAGATGCAGTAAAGCATGTTATGCGGGTAGCAAGCGGGCTGGATTCGTTGATCCTCGGTGAGCCGCAAATTCTCGGACAGATTAAACAGGCATTCAGCGACGCAAAGCATTCCGGTACTGTGGGGGCGGAGTTCGAGCGGTTATTCCAACACACATTCTCTGTAGCTAAGAAAGTACGCTCTGAAACAGAAATTGGTGCTAATGCCGTATCTGTGGCCTTTGCTGCGGTGCAACTGGCCAAACATATATTCAGCGCATTACCAAAGCGCTCAGTATTGCTGGTAGGTGCCGGCGAAACCATTGAACTGGTTGCCCAGCATTTAAAAGAGCAGGGCGTTCAGCGTCTTGCCGTTGCCAACCGTACCGTAGCCAGAGCTGAGAACCTTGCGGCGAATCTGGGTGCAGATGTGCTCACACTGTCTCAGTTGCCTGAACATCTTCACGATTTTGATATTGTCATCAGTTCTACAGCCAGCCAGTTGCCATTGATTGGTAAAGGGATGGTGGAAAAGGCCTTAAAGCAGCGCCGTAACATGCCCATGTTTCTTGTTGATCTGGCGGTTCCCCGTGACATTGAGTCTCAGGTTAATGAACTCGGCGATGCCTACCTTTATACTGTTGATGATTTGCAGCATATTGTTGAGCAGAATCTAGCTTCCCGTGAAATGGCCGCGCAGGACGCTGAAAAAATCATCGATGATCAGGCCTCCGTATTTTTAAGCTGGAAACAGGCGCAGCATTCCATTGATTTGGTGCGTCAGTATCGTCAGAAAGGCATGGCATCCAGAGATGAGCTGGTCGCCAGGGCGATGAATCAGTTGTCCGAAGGCCGCAACGCGGAAGACGTTGTACAGGAACTGGCCTATAAACTCACCAATGCGTTGATGCACGGGCCTACCCGTGTACTGCGGGACGCTGCACACGAAAATGATGCCGCGCTGACTCAATGGCTGGGTCAGGCGATGGATCTTGCCGGTAACGGGCAGGACAAAGAAGGGTAA
- the lolB gene encoding lipoprotein insertase outer membrane protein LolB: MIFRILFTGLFIALLSACTTLPDGPETAVNLPSQLEKLKSVTRWQMKGKMAIRNEKEAVSAHVNWKTDEPDFNFRLTNMLGITLANIDFSDGMATLEADDKRWQDTSPARLIYQTTGWDIPAGKLLNWVKGLPLRGDDYKLNDKQLLASLSPGCEACGNWQVSYSNYGEEAGLWLPHQLMLTRTDNTKIWIKIRIDEWTIQ; the protein is encoded by the coding sequence ATGATTTTCCGAATACTATTTACAGGTTTGTTTATCGCCCTGTTATCAGCCTGTACCACTCTGCCAGATGGCCCGGAGACCGCGGTAAACCTGCCTTCACAGCTTGAGAAGCTGAAGTCTGTCACCCGCTGGCAGATGAAAGGTAAGATGGCTATCCGCAATGAAAAGGAAGCTGTCAGCGCCCACGTAAACTGGAAAACCGATGAGCCCGATTTTAATTTCCGTTTAACCAATATGCTGGGTATTACCCTGGCGAATATCGATTTCAGTGACGGCATGGCTACACTGGAAGCTGACGATAAGCGCTGGCAGGACACCAGTCCGGCACGTCTTATTTACCAGACAACCGGCTGGGATATTCCCGCCGGCAAGCTGCTGAACTGGGTAAAGGGGCTGCCTTTACGGGGTGACGACTATAAGCTCAACGATAAACAGCTCCTGGCTTCCCTTTCTCCGGGCTGTGAAGCCTGCGGCAACTGGCAAGTCAGTTACAGCAACTATGGTGAGGAAGCAGGACTGTGGTTGCCGCATCAGTTAATGCTTACCCGCACAGACAATACAAAAATATGGATAAAAATCCGGATTGATGAGTGGACCATACAGTAA
- the ispE gene encoding 4-(cytidine 5'-diphospho)-2-C-methyl-D-erythritol kinase: MDHTVMQHSEWWPSPAKLNLFLHILGKYDNGYHQLQTLFQLLDRGDELAFDVTKDGIITLNPSIPGVNDEDNLIVKAARLLQTHTGTDKGANIRLKKSLPMGGGIGGGSSNAATVLVALNYLWQCGLSTAELAGLGLRLGADVPIFVEGRTGFAGGVGEHISPADLDEQWYLVVNPGIHVGTADIFREPALPRNTPAMEWHNYTFAATHNDCQSIVCKKHPEVAILLQWLLQFAPSRMTGTGACVFSVFSDENSARQVLGKLPAEWSGFVAKGVNMSPLQQKLKYVNEASDMN, translated from the coding sequence GTGGACCATACAGTAATGCAACACAGTGAATGGTGGCCCAGCCCGGCCAAACTGAATTTATTCCTTCATATCCTCGGTAAATACGATAACGGTTACCATCAGCTTCAGACCTTGTTTCAGTTACTGGACCGTGGTGATGAACTGGCTTTTGATGTCACCAAAGACGGCATTATCACCCTTAATCCGTCGATTCCCGGTGTGAATGATGAAGATAATCTGATTGTAAAAGCAGCCAGACTGTTACAGACACACACGGGAACAGATAAGGGCGCAAACATCCGGTTGAAAAAGTCACTGCCCATGGGCGGTGGTATTGGCGGTGGCTCATCTAATGCTGCCACAGTTCTGGTTGCACTTAACTACTTGTGGCAGTGCGGTCTGAGTACAGCAGAACTGGCCGGGTTAGGTCTGCGTCTGGGCGCCGACGTACCTATCTTTGTTGAAGGCCGCACAGGTTTCGCCGGCGGTGTGGGCGAGCACATCAGTCCCGCTGATTTAGACGAACAATGGTATCTGGTTGTCAATCCGGGTATACACGTGGGTACCGCTGATATTTTCAGAGAACCGGCCCTGCCCCGCAATACACCGGCCATGGAGTGGCACAATTATACTTTCGCTGCAACGCATAATGATTGCCAGAGTATTGTCTGTAAAAAGCATCCGGAAGTTGCAATATTATTACAGTGGTTGCTACAATTCGCACCGTCGCGGATGACGGGCACAGGCGCGTGCGTATTTTCTGTATTTAGTGATGAAAATTCAGCCAGACAGGTTCTCGGGAAATTGCCCGCAGAATGGTCCGGTTTTGTTGCTAAAGGTGTGAATATGTCGCCATTACAACAAAAGCTAAAATACGTGAACGAAGCATCGGACATGAACTAA
- a CDS encoding ribose-phosphate pyrophosphokinase — translation MPDMKLFAGNAVPELAHKVAERLYTKLGNASVGRFSDGEISVEIHENVRGSDVFIIQSTCAPTNDNLMELIVMIDALRRASAGRITAVIPYFGYARQDRRVRSARVPITARVVADFLSNVGVDRVLTIDLHAEQIQGFFDVPVDNAFGTPILLADMVQRDFVDPIVVSPDIGGVVRARATAKLLNDAELAIIDKRRPKANVSQVMNIIGDVKDRDCIIVDDMIDTGGTLAKAAEALKNHGARKVYAYATHAIFSGNAPKNLKESVIDEIIVTDSIPLSKDMQATGKVKQLTLSEMLAETIRRISNEESISAMFEY, via the coding sequence GTGCCAGATATGAAGCTCTTTGCAGGCAACGCCGTCCCCGAACTTGCCCATAAGGTTGCAGAACGCCTTTATACCAAACTTGGTAACGCCAGTGTTGGTCGCTTTAGCGACGGTGAGATCAGTGTAGAAATTCATGAAAACGTCCGTGGCTCGGACGTTTTTATTATCCAGTCTACCTGTGCACCAACCAACGACAACCTGATGGAATTGATTGTGATGATCGACGCCCTGCGTCGTGCATCAGCAGGACGTATTACTGCTGTTATCCCTTATTTTGGTTATGCGAGACAAGACCGTCGCGTCCGCTCAGCCAGGGTGCCAATCACAGCCCGTGTGGTCGCAGATTTTCTGTCTAACGTGGGTGTTGACCGCGTACTGACCATCGACCTGCACGCAGAGCAAATCCAGGGTTTCTTCGATGTACCGGTAGATAACGCTTTCGGTACACCTATCCTGCTTGCAGATATGGTTCAGCGTGATTTTGTCGACCCGATTGTTGTGTCTCCGGACATCGGCGGCGTAGTACGTGCCCGTGCAACGGCTAAACTGCTGAATGATGCAGAACTGGCAATTATCGATAAACGTCGTCCGAAAGCGAACGTTTCTCAGGTGATGAATATTATCGGTGATGTGAAAGATCGTGACTGCATCATTGTTGACGACATGATTGACACCGGCGGTACGCTGGCGAAAGCCGCGGAAGCCCTGAAAAATCATGGCGCTCGCAAAGTGTATGCTTACGCGACTCACGCTATCTTCTCAGGCAATGCGCCTAAGAACCTGAAAGAGTCGGTTATCGATGAAATCATTGTTACCGACAGTATCCCGCTGTCAAAAGATATGCAGGCAACCGGCAAAGTGAAGCAACTCACATTATCTGAAATGCTGGCTGAAACGATTCGCCGCATCAGCAACGAAGAGTCTATCTCAGCGATGTTCGAATACTGA
- a CDS encoding flavin reductase family protein, giving the protein MSSDFHFYEPSAGHGLKHDPFNSIIAPRPIGWISTVDEKGIANLAPYSFFNAFNYTPPIIGFSSIGFKDSVRNIQATGEFCYNLVSVPLAQQMNQTCAQVDASVDEFELAGLTKGESRTVKPPHVAESGVVMECRKTQIVQLQGSNGELCDTWMVFGEVTGVKIKTSLIEDGVFKTGRAEPLLRAGGAGDYYTIDSENLFEMLRPR; this is encoded by the coding sequence ATGTCTTCAGATTTTCACTTTTACGAGCCTTCAGCGGGTCATGGCCTCAAACATGATCCCTTCAACAGTATTATTGCACCCAGACCCATCGGCTGGATTTCCACTGTTGACGAAAAGGGTATCGCTAATCTGGCACCTTACAGCTTTTTTAATGCATTCAATTACACGCCGCCCATTATTGGTTTTTCCAGCATCGGCTTTAAAGACTCAGTAAGAAATATTCAGGCGACAGGAGAGTTTTGCTATAACCTGGTGAGTGTGCCGCTGGCACAGCAGATGAATCAGACCTGTGCACAGGTCGATGCCAGTGTGGATGAGTTTGAACTGGCAGGGCTGACAAAAGGCGAGTCCCGCACTGTAAAGCCGCCCCATGTTGCGGAAAGTGGCGTGGTGATGGAATGCCGCAAAACACAAATCGTACAATTGCAGGGCAGTAATGGTGAATTGTGTGATACATGGATGGTATTCGGTGAAGTGACCGGCGTGAAGATAAAAACATCACTGATTGAAGACGGTGTTTTTAAAACGGGTAGGGCAGAACCCCTATTGCGGGCGGGTGGCGCAGGGGATTATTACACCATTGATAGTGAAAACCTGTTTGAGATGTTGCGTCCCCGCTGA